The Synergistaceae bacterium region CTGAAGGTCATCTACGCCCTCGCCAACCCCTACGTAGCGTATAGGCAATTTCAGTTTCTCTGCTATTGCAAGGATGATCCCGCCCTTGGACGTATTATCATATTTAGTGAGTATAACTCCTGTGATCGGCATGGCATTGCTGAAGGTTTCCGCCTGAATAAAACTGTTCTGTCCCGTTACCGAATCGAGAACTATGAGAACCTCTGCAGGGCCTTCAGGCAGCTCTCGCTTCACCACGCGATAAACCTTTGAAAGTTCTTCCATAAGGTTTGATTTTGTGTGCAGGCGGCCTGCAGTATCAGCAATTACAACATCATCCCCTGCAGCCTTTGCCGCCATGATGGCGTCGAACACGACTGCCGCGGCATCGCTGTACTGATTCTGCGCAACGACCCGTACCCCTGACCTTTCTCCCCATGCTTTAAGCTGCTCTATGGCGGCAGCTCTGAATGTATCAGCGGCAGCCATTATAACCTTTATTCCGCTGTTTTTAAGCTGAGCGGCAAGTTTACCCGCAGTTGTCGTCTTTCCGCTTCCATTGACTCCTATCATTATGACCACTGCCGGCCGATGCTCCAGATCCAGCGGTTTGCCCATCCCAGGTACAGACTCCAGCATCTCTATGAGAATCTCTTTAAACTTTGCGCGTAGTTCCGAAGCCCTTCCGATCCTGCCGTCAATGGCTGTCTGTTTCAGTTTTTCTATAAGCACTTCTGCGGTATCAATACCAACGTCTCCAAGGATCAGCTGTTCCTCAAGCTCATCCCAGAATTCCTCCGTAATAGGCTCGTCTGAAAAAAGGTTGGAGATACCCTGAGCCCATTTGTTGCTTGTTTTCTTAATTTTTTCTGTTAGGTTTTTCCATATCGGCATGTCCATTTATACCCCGCTATTCTTGAACTGGTGTCTGTCCCGCGTTCTTTTTTGTCCCGTGTCCTCTTCTGTGTCTCGGTTTACGGGCCTTCGGCTGTATAACGGCGTTGATATCGCCGAATTCTGCCGTGACAGGCTGTTTCTGCCGATGTCCGCTTTCTTCCGCAGCAATTATATGATCCGGATATGCTCCCTTGGAGAAAACGGGCGGTTTCCGCTGGCGTTTTTTTGCCTTTTTCTGAGCCATACCGTTGCCGGCCCTATCTTCGGAGATTTCAATCACAGGACTCTTTCTTTCCAATGCAGGAGAAATATTCGCAGACCTTTGCGTCAGCTTTTTTTTATCCATGCCCGATGATATACATCCGGGGCATACCGAACGCAGGTTCGAAAGGACCGGTACGATCTCCTCAGCCTGAACCAGCCATTCTTTTCCGCTGACTACCGTATCCCTGAATTCCTTAAATTTGTCAACGGGGATCTTTATTTCACCTCTCCCGGGGATGTAGCAGCGAACGCTCTTTGTGTGCAGCTCTATGCCTGAAACAATCACATTCCCGTTCGGGGTTTTGATTTTACTGCCAGGATTTGGAAGATTCTCCCATATCTCATGATATGCATTGTGCTCAAAACAGAGGCAACACATAAGACGTCCGCAAATGCCGGATATCTTCGCCGGGTTGAGCGCCAGGTTCTGTTCCTTGACCATCTTTATGCATATCGGCGCAAACTGGTTGAGCCAGTAACTGCAGCAGCAAGGCTGGCCGCAGGGACCTATGCCCTTGATGACCTTCGCCTCGTCACGCACACCTATCTGTCTCAGCTCTATGCGCGTTTTGAATTCTCGCGCAAGATCGCGAACATAGGCTCTGAAGTCCACCCTTTGTTCTGAAGAGAAATAGAAAAAAAGTTTGCGCCTGCCGCGCAGAAACTCAACATCTATCAGCTTCATGTCGAGTTCATGAGGCTTCAGCAGCTCCTTTGCGCTTTGCAGGATCCCGTCCTCTTCCCTGCGATATTCGGCATCCGCTTTTAGATCATCATCTGTGGCAAAATTTAAAAAATTAAGATCCGTTACCACGGGCTCAACATTCTTTGCGGTGCCGTCGCCGTGTTCTGACGTATTTCTAAGCTGTCTGTATGACGATTCCTGTTCAGGCGTTAGTTCTCCGGCAACTATAGCCATCTCCTCGCCGCGGTGCGATTCTACAATAATTGGATCACCTTTTTTTATCTCTTCGTCGTATTCGACAATACCAAGATATCTCGGTTTACCATACACTGCCAAATATTTGCTCATATGGGATTCCCTCCTTGAGGACAGCAAAAGTCAGATCCTGGATCATCGGCACGGAGAGCCTTTTCTGCTCCATCAGCCTTATTAGTGATTCCATTTCCGCCGCTTTTACAAAATCCCCTGTCTCTGTTAAATGTTTGATCCAGCTTTCAATTTCAAGATATAAAATCTCGGCGCCGGCCTTTTTATTGCTGTTGTCCATCCATGCCGCCCATTCTTCCGGGGTCTCCGGATGAGGGCGCGACCTTACAAGTTCTTCCGGCAGTTCTATTGATATTGACCATACGCGGCTCTTTATCGTGGGAATAAGCTTGTCCTCTTCAGATATATAAAGGACATATCCATGAAGCGGAGGCTCTTCTGTCAGCTTCAGGAGGCTGTTCGCCGCCTCAAGGGAAAGTTTGTCCGCAGACCATATCACTGCAAGCCGTCTTTCTGAAATCACAGGATGGAGTCCAAGCTCGCCCTGCAGTGTCCGGCAGTCATCAATGGAAGGCTGTGTAAGATATCTGCCTGCGTGGACAAGATCCGGATGAGTTCCGTCTTTCCAGGCCGGACTGTCTCCAAGCAGAAGCTTACCGTAGCGCTCGACAAACAGCTCCTGCATCGCAGATGGGATTACAACTGCCAACGATTGCGGACTGCGTCCCATTTTGAATGCAGAGATTATCTCTTGCCAGCCTCTTGAATTTTCAAGAAGGGCGCCAGTGTCGTCAATCACAAAAAAACCCTCTCATCTCCAGCGCCTTTAAAAGGCTGCCGAAGACAACTTCCTCATCCCCGTATGAACAATCCAGTTGTATCCATCTTTCAGGCTCACTGCGGGCAAGGGCGAGATAGCCTTCCCTGATTTTTGTCATAAACGGCATTCCTTCACTCTCAAATGTGTCCGGCATGCCGCGTCTCGCTGTTCTTTCAAGCGCCGTTTCAGCCGGAACATCAAAAAATATGGTCACGTCCGGAACGGGGAAGGC contains the following coding sequences:
- the ftsY gene encoding signal recognition particle-docking protein FtsY yields the protein MPIWKNLTEKIKKTSNKWAQGISNLFSDEPITEEFWDELEEQLILGDVGIDTAEVLIEKLKQTAIDGRIGRASELRAKFKEILIEMLESVPGMGKPLDLEHRPAVVIMIGVNGSGKTTTAGKLAAQLKNSGIKVIMAAADTFRAAAIEQLKAWGERSGVRVVAQNQYSDAAAVVFDAIMAAKAAGDDVVIADTAGRLHTKSNLMEELSKVYRVVKRELPEGPAEVLIVLDSVTGQNSFIQAETFSNAMPITGVILTKYDNTSKGGIILAIAEKLKLPIRYVGVGEGVDDLQLFDPRTFVETLLDAGNTE